A genomic window from Punica granatum isolate Tunisia-2019 chromosome 2, ASM765513v2, whole genome shotgun sequence includes:
- the LOC116195238 gene encoding MADS-box transcription factor 23-like isoform X1: MVKGKIVIQKINCSKSRQVTFFKRRTGLLKKAKELSILCDAEIGLIIFSCTGRLYDYASTSMKSIIERYSNAKQELNDLPCISALEIQSLREENASLKQHISKLQESHRQLMGQELTKVRLEELNDLETKLDASLKNIRAQKDQVYKEEATELKQKIDRVEQENIELRKKLMSQIVQNINTDRKGDHHEHAMSSNHPLPILELLKLFTAQDPNPIKTGSTLLPGNSARGLSANDDQKDTSVPILNLSLSPPEL, translated from the exons ATGGTGAAAGGGAAGATTGTGATCCAAAAGATCAACTGTTCGAAGAGCAGACAGGTGACTTTCTTCAAGAGAAGAACAGGGCTGCTCAAAAAGGCAAAGGAGCTCTCCATTCTTTGCGATGCGGAGATCGGGTTAATCATCTTCTCCTGCACTGGGAGGCTCTACGACTATGCCAGCACGAG CATGAAGTCAATAATTGAGAGATATTCCAACGCGAAGCAGGAGCTGAACGATCTGCCATGCATATCTGCTTTGGAAATCCAg TCATTACGAGAGGAGAATGCAAGCTTGAAGCAACACATAAGCAAACTGCAAGAATCTCACAG GCAGTTGATGGGACAAGAGCTTACGAAAGTGAGACTTGAAGAGTTGAATGACTTGGAGACCAAGTTGGATGCGAGTTTAAAGAATATTCGTGCACAAAAG GATCAGGTTTACAAGGAGGAAGCAACAGAGCTAAAGCAAAAG ATTGATCGAGTCGAGCAGGAGAATATAGAGTTGCGGAAGAAGTTGATGAGCCAAATTGTGCAAAACATTAATACAGACCGAAAGGGAGATCATCATGAGCATGCAATGTCAAGTAATCATCCTCTCCCAATCCTTGAACTATTAAAG CTTTTCACTGCACAGGATCCTAATCCTATCAAAACGGGCAGCACCTTGTTGCCGGGAAACAGTGCTCGTGGTTTGAGTGCAAACGATGATCAGAAGGATACTAGTGTACCCATCCTTAATCTCAGCCTGAGCCCACCTGAGCTGTAG
- the LOC116195238 gene encoding MADS-box transcription factor 23-like isoform X2 — MVKGKIVIQKINCSKSRQVTFFKRRTGLLKKAKELSILCDAEIGLIIFSCTGRLYDYASTSMKSIIERYSNAKQELNDLPCISALEIQSLREENASLKQHISKLQESHRQLMGQELTKVRLEELNDLETKLDASLKNIRAQKDQVYKEEATELKQKIDRVEQENIELRKKLMSQIVQNINTDRKGDHHEHAMSTFHCTGS, encoded by the exons ATGGTGAAAGGGAAGATTGTGATCCAAAAGATCAACTGTTCGAAGAGCAGACAGGTGACTTTCTTCAAGAGAAGAACAGGGCTGCTCAAAAAGGCAAAGGAGCTCTCCATTCTTTGCGATGCGGAGATCGGGTTAATCATCTTCTCCTGCACTGGGAGGCTCTACGACTATGCCAGCACGAG CATGAAGTCAATAATTGAGAGATATTCCAACGCGAAGCAGGAGCTGAACGATCTGCCATGCATATCTGCTTTGGAAATCCAg TCATTACGAGAGGAGAATGCAAGCTTGAAGCAACACATAAGCAAACTGCAAGAATCTCACAG GCAGTTGATGGGACAAGAGCTTACGAAAGTGAGACTTGAAGAGTTGAATGACTTGGAGACCAAGTTGGATGCGAGTTTAAAGAATATTCGTGCACAAAAG GATCAGGTTTACAAGGAGGAAGCAACAGAGCTAAAGCAAAAG ATTGATCGAGTCGAGCAGGAGAATATAGAGTTGCGGAAGAAGTTGATGAGCCAAATTGTGCAAAACATTAATACAGACCGAAAGGGAGATCATCATGAGCATGCAATGTCAA CTTTTCACTGCACAGGATCCTAA